The Apteryx mantelli isolate bAptMan1 chromosome Z, bAptMan1.hap1, whole genome shotgun sequence genome has a segment encoding these proteins:
- the MACIR gene encoding macrophage immunometabolism regulator isoform X2 — protein MEVDINGESRTTISTLPVPLAEVSSAGKTDAEKPRCSSTPCSPMRRTVSGYQILHMDSNYLVGFTTGEELLKLAQKCTGNEENKGESGPNLRSKQLDSGLARSSRLYKTRSRYYQPYEIPAVNGRRRRRMPSSGDKCTKALPYEPYKALHGPLPLCLLKGKRAHSKSLDYLNLDKMSIKEPADTEVLQYQLQHLTLRGDRMFARNNT, from the coding sequence ATGGAAGTTGACATAAATGGAGAGTCCAGAACTACCATATCTACCCTTCCTGTACCTCTCGCAGAGGTGAGTTCTGCAGGCAAAACCGACGCCGAGAAGCCCCGATGCTCCAGCACCCCGTGCTCACCAATGCGGCGGACAGTTTCAGGCTATCAGATCCTTCATATGGATTCCAACTATTTGGTTGGCTTCACaactggagaggagctgctgaaaTTAGCCCAAAAGTGTACAGGAAATGAAGAGAATAAAGGGGAATCTGGGCCTAACTTGCGTTCCAAACAGCTTGATTCAGGACTTGCGCGTTCCTCCCGTTTGTACAAAACTAGAAGTAGATACTATCAGCCATATGAGATCCCAGCAGTAAAcggaaggaggaggagacggatgCCCAGCTCAGGGGATAAATGCACTAAGGCTTTACCATATGAACCTTACAAGGCACTACATGGTCCCCTGCCTCTTTGCCTTTTAAAAGGTAAAAGAGCTCACTCTAAATCCCTGGACTACCTCAATTTAGACAAAATGAGCATCAAGGAACCTGCTGACACAGAAGTGCTACAATACCAGCTCCAACACCTTACCCTTAGAGGGGACCGTATGTTTGCAAGAAATAACACATGA
- the MACIR gene encoding macrophage immunometabolism regulator isoform X1 — MFQTKENSTVFKMEVDINGESRTTISTLPVPLAEVSSAGKTDAEKPRCSSTPCSPMRRTVSGYQILHMDSNYLVGFTTGEELLKLAQKCTGNEENKGESGPNLRSKQLDSGLARSSRLYKTRSRYYQPYEIPAVNGRRRRRMPSSGDKCTKALPYEPYKALHGPLPLCLLKGKRAHSKSLDYLNLDKMSIKEPADTEVLQYQLQHLTLRGDRMFARNNT; from the exons AAA gagAATAGCACTGTGTTTAAAATGGAAGTTGACATAAATGGAGAGTCCAGAACTACCATATCTACCCTTCCTGTACCTCTCGCAGAGGTGAGTTCTGCAGGCAAAACCGACGCCGAGAAGCCCCGATGCTCCAGCACCCCGTGCTCACCAATGCGGCGGACAGTTTCAGGCTATCAGATCCTTCATATGGATTCCAACTATTTGGTTGGCTTCACaactggagaggagctgctgaaaTTAGCCCAAAAGTGTACAGGAAATGAAGAGAATAAAGGGGAATCTGGGCCTAACTTGCGTTCCAAACAGCTTGATTCAGGACTTGCGCGTTCCTCCCGTTTGTACAAAACTAGAAGTAGATACTATCAGCCATATGAGATCCCAGCAGTAAAcggaaggaggaggagacggatgCCCAGCTCAGGGGATAAATGCACTAAGGCTTTACCATATGAACCTTACAAGGCACTACATGGTCCCCTGCCTCTTTGCCTTTTAAAAGGTAAAAGAGCTCACTCTAAATCCCTGGACTACCTCAATTTAGACAAAATGAGCATCAAGGAACCTGCTGACACAGAAGTGCTACAATACCAGCTCCAACACCTTACCCTTAGAGGGGACCGTATGTTTGCAAGAAATAACACATGA